A portion of the Cyanobium sp. PCC 7001 genome contains these proteins:
- a CDS encoding Rieske 2Fe-2S domain-containing protein has translation MDGALSNFWYAVEHSSTLKDAPCQATLLNRTYILYRDDTGQPHAAVDQCPHRGASFKAGWVEGSCLRCPYHGWSFDAEGHCVRIPADQPGVPIPAQARLHTLPVQESSGFVWIFPGDPSLADPSLIPAFPELGAEGWRPVSGEYLWHANFSRVVESGLDTSHAPFVHKPFFPNRDDAAVLPFEVAEEPRSVSCLVKTKPPKRLGLLKYIVKRDRDYSSSRLTAYFPNVNRIAIDFNWKGYQYIYFASNIPLSNDLTLTKWIGVRNFLPQAWADGNSMKNTVDTYQEDRSVVETQEKTVSWTKGQHDLLLSSDQLILAYRKHMVALLEALA, from the coding sequence ATGGATGGAGCGCTGAGCAACTTCTGGTATGCCGTGGAGCATTCGTCAACCCTGAAGGACGCCCCCTGCCAGGCCACCCTGCTCAACCGCACTTACATCCTCTATCGCGATGACACCGGTCAGCCCCATGCAGCCGTGGATCAATGTCCCCATCGTGGCGCCAGTTTCAAGGCCGGTTGGGTGGAGGGCTCTTGTCTGCGCTGCCCTTACCACGGCTGGAGTTTTGATGCGGAAGGCCATTGTGTTCGCATTCCAGCAGACCAGCCTGGCGTGCCGATCCCAGCCCAGGCCCGTCTGCATACCTTACCCGTGCAGGAATCCTCGGGGTTCGTGTGGATCTTTCCTGGGGATCCATCCCTTGCTGATCCTTCCTTGATTCCGGCCTTTCCGGAGCTGGGCGCTGAAGGATGGCGTCCGGTGAGCGGAGAATACCTCTGGCACGCCAACTTCAGCCGTGTCGTGGAGTCCGGTCTCGACACATCTCACGCCCCCTTCGTGCACAAGCCTTTCTTTCCGAACCGTGATGATGCGGCGGTGCTGCCCTTCGAGGTTGCGGAGGAGCCTCGATCTGTCAGCTGCCTGGTGAAGACCAAGCCCCCGAAACGGCTGGGGCTTCTGAAATACATCGTCAAGCGTGATCGCGACTACTCGAGTAGTCGCCTCACGGCCTACTTCCCCAATGTCAATCGGATCGCTATCGACTTCAATTGGAAGGGCTATCAGTATATCTACTTTGCAAGCAACATCCCGCTCTCCAATGATCTGACCCTCACCAAGTGGATTGGAGTGCGGAACTTCCTGCCCCAGGCCTGGGCCGACGGCAATTCCATGAAGAACACGGTGGATACCTACCAGGAGGATCGCAGCGTTGTTGAAACCCAGGAGAAAACAGTGTCCTGGACCAAGGGCCAGCATGACCTGTTGCTGTCTTCGGATCAGCTGATCCTTGCCTACCGCAAGCACATGGTGGCGTTGCTGGAGGCCCTGGCATGA
- a CDS encoding NAD(P)H-quinone oxidoreductase subunit M: MADSGPAATLLKSTTRHVRLFTARVEGADLVPDPGQLTLDVDPDNKFLWDQPVLEKVQQHFRSLVDAQAGAELSEYNLRRIGSELEGFIRQLLQAGELRYNPDCRVQNYSMGLPRTPETL, encoded by the coding sequence ATGGCTGATTCCGGTCCCGCTGCGACCCTGCTCAAGTCCACGACCCGCCACGTGCGCCTGTTCACCGCCCGCGTGGAGGGTGCCGACCTGGTGCCCGATCCCGGCCAGCTCACCCTCGATGTGGATCCGGACAACAAATTTCTGTGGGACCAGCCCGTGCTCGAGAAGGTGCAGCAGCACTTCCGGTCCCTGGTGGACGCCCAGGCCGGCGCCGAGCTGAGCGAGTACAACCTGCGCCGCATCGGTTCCGAGCTGGAGGGCTTCATCCGCCAGCTGCTGCAGGCCGGCGAGCTCCGCTACAACCCGGACTGCCGGGTGCAGAACTACTCCATGGGCCTGCCCCGCACTCCGGAAACACTGTGA
- a CDS encoding HAMP domain-containing protein: MAIFFMIAAMSSIRLSHQAGHDMLGLINTENLNRLRTATQLIQTTTDQTADQIQDDSRTLVSGLEGLRLDAAGLPRWQGEPLTAAQGRQALLETLRRGLSTAGESALIYISQGEGRWRRLAGITAEGKVLPEQEPVSQQTAAYLSALRDEGEGENLPLSRLSPEAEQWGITRLTSLTAPDSSTRLILAVGASTDAASSLLQTAASLFPFSDHQIAFLAVDRQGRPLCTYARPEQGTCQTLIAALRSSGGVPALAGEGDPYLMERALAGSTTTSEEGERTLFISVFPALDWIAVLAVNDEALLKTLNPLKSETFWILVQLSAASVMLIGLSGFMAWRIGEGIRRQLRELAEAAAAIAVGERRQALLYSGNDALGRFVQAFNRMAGAVAEREEALRSQIRTLEININQQELRGQVCSIVKDPSFDALSERARTMRARRQKWQGPDPEADPPS, translated from the coding sequence ATGGCGATCTTCTTCATGATCGCCGCAATGAGCTCGATCAGGCTTTCCCATCAGGCCGGTCATGACATGCTGGGCCTGATCAACACTGAAAATCTCAACCGTCTGCGCACGGCGACCCAGCTGATCCAGACCACCACGGATCAGACGGCTGACCAGATCCAGGACGACAGCCGCACCCTGGTGTCCGGACTTGAGGGTCTGCGCCTGGATGCTGCGGGACTCCCTCGCTGGCAGGGGGAGCCCCTCACGGCAGCGCAGGGTCGGCAGGCCCTGCTGGAGACCCTGCGGCGGGGACTGTCCACCGCCGGAGAAAGCGCCCTGATCTACATCAGCCAGGGGGAAGGGCGGTGGCGGCGGTTGGCCGGGATCACGGCCGAAGGCAAGGTCCTGCCGGAGCAGGAACCGGTGAGCCAGCAGACCGCGGCTTACCTCAGCGCCCTGAGGGATGAAGGCGAGGGGGAGAACCTGCCCCTGAGCCGGCTGAGCCCTGAGGCGGAGCAGTGGGGCATCACCCGGCTCACGAGCCTGACAGCTCCGGATTCATCGACCCGGCTCATCCTCGCGGTCGGGGCCTCCACCGATGCCGCCTCGAGCCTGCTGCAGACGGCCGCCAGCCTCTTCCCCTTCTCCGACCATCAGATCGCGTTCCTGGCCGTGGATCGACAGGGCCGCCCTCTGTGCACCTATGCCCGGCCGGAGCAGGGCACCTGCCAGACCCTGATCGCCGCCCTCCGGAGCTCCGGGGGCGTCCCGGCATTGGCTGGAGAGGGTGACCCCTATCTGATGGAGCGGGCCCTGGCCGGCTCCACGACGACGTCCGAGGAGGGGGAGCGCACCCTGTTCATCTCGGTGTTTCCGGCGCTGGACTGGATCGCGGTTCTGGCCGTGAACGATGAGGCCCTCCTGAAAACGCTGAATCCACTGAAGTCAGAGACCTTCTGGATTCTTGTGCAGCTTTCCGCAGCCAGTGTGATGCTGATCGGGCTCAGTGGCTTCATGGCCTGGCGGATTGGAGAAGGGATTCGCCGTCAGCTCAGGGAGCTGGCCGAAGCTGCCGCCGCCATCGCAGTAGGGGAGCGTCGCCAGGCCCTTCTCTACAGCGGCAACGACGCGCTGGGACGCTTTGTTCAGGCCTTCAACCGCATGGCCGGAGCCGTTGCCGAGCGGGAAGAAGCCCTGCGATCGCAGATCCGCACTCTCGAGATCAACATCAACCAACAGGAATTACGCGGACAAGTGTGCTCGATTGTCAAGGATCCGAGTTTCGATGCCCTGAGTGAAAGGGCCCGCACCATGCGGGCCCGGCGCCAGAAGTGGCAGGGGCCCGATCCCGAGGCAGACCCACCATCCTGA
- a CDS encoding DNA/RNA-binding winged helix domain-containing protein: MSTLLALEPAALRRLLKGGLRRGMSAEQLDSIFQDGWGCSLETPDAQELLQLLVARGWLQVDGSQWKTRLG; encoded by the coding sequence ATGAGCACGCTGCTGGCTCTGGAGCCAGCAGCCTTGCGTCGCCTGCTCAAGGGTGGTCTGCGTCGTGGGATGTCAGCAGAGCAGCTCGATTCCATTTTTCAAGATGGTTGGGGATGCTCTCTTGAGACTCCTGATGCCCAAGAGCTTCTCCAACTTCTTGTCGCTCGGGGATGGTTGCAGGTGGATGGATCGCAGTGGAAAACACGGCTTGGATGA
- a CDS encoding alpha/beta fold hydrolase, which produces MASTIFPQTWLRQRVWQGMPTAYVEAPPAVEANGEALSTVVLIHGFGACKEHWRHTVPHLQRHHRVLALDLIGFGDSAKPRSRLDSEFEDGQSWRYGIGSWGQQVHDLVVAHGQGPVQLIGNSIGGVVALSAAMRLEQSGHPASQVVLIDCAQRALDDRRLAEQPPLRRLGRPLLKRLVRQRWLTNSLYRTLVNPALVRRVLLQAYPTGSNVDDELVELLLRPARQPGAAEAFRGFINLFNDSIAPDFLEVLKTPVAMLWGERDPWEPIAIAETWTRFACVTALERLPELGHCPHDENPALVNEHLSVVLQRGARPAC; this is translated from the coding sequence ATGGCCAGCACGATCTTTCCCCAGACCTGGCTGCGCCAGCGGGTGTGGCAGGGCATGCCCACGGCCTACGTGGAGGCGCCCCCGGCCGTGGAGGCCAATGGGGAGGCGCTCAGCACCGTGGTGCTGATCCACGGGTTCGGCGCCTGCAAGGAACACTGGCGTCACACCGTGCCCCACCTGCAGCGGCACCACCGTGTGCTGGCGCTCGACCTGATCGGCTTCGGCGACAGCGCCAAACCCCGCTCCCGCCTGGACAGCGAGTTCGAGGATGGCCAGAGCTGGCGCTACGGCATCGGCAGCTGGGGCCAGCAGGTGCACGACCTTGTGGTGGCCCACGGGCAGGGCCCGGTGCAGCTGATCGGCAACTCCATCGGTGGCGTGGTGGCCCTGAGCGCAGCGATGCGCCTCGAGCAGTCCGGCCATCCGGCCAGTCAGGTGGTTCTGATCGACTGCGCCCAGAGGGCGCTGGACGACCGGCGGCTGGCCGAGCAGCCGCCCCTGCGTCGCCTGGGACGGCCCCTGCTGAAGCGCCTGGTGCGGCAGCGCTGGCTCACCAACAGCCTGTACCGCACCCTGGTGAATCCCGCTCTGGTGCGCCGCGTGCTGCTGCAGGCCTACCCCACAGGATCAAACGTTGACGATGAACTGGTGGAGCTGCTGCTGCGGCCCGCGCGCCAACCGGGCGCCGCCGAAGCCTTCCGAGGTTTCATCAACCTCTTCAATGACAGCATCGCCCCCGATTTCCTCGAAGTTCTGAAGACACCTGTGGCCATGCTCTGGGGGGAACGGGATCCCTGGGAACCGATCGCCATCGCCGAGACATGGACCCGTTTTGCCTGCGTGACGGCACTGGAGCGACTGCCCGAGCTGGGCCACTGTCCCCATGACGAGAATCCAGCTCTGGTGAACGAACACCTGAGCGTCGTGCTGCAACGGGGAGCGAGACCAGCGTGCTGA
- a CDS encoding MinD/ParA family protein — protein MTKIVAIHSFRGGTGKSNLSANLAVACAMQGQRVAIFDTDLASPGVHVLFGFSPKAGQCTLNDHLQGSASIKECAHDVTPDLVRRHHGRLWLVPAAMESDRIARLLREGYEVERLNDALFALSEALKLDLVFIDTHPGINEETLLSAAISDVLVMVMRPDSQDYLGTAVAIEVAERLEVPAIKLVVNKLPAYFDADQVKERLISTYNVPAAALLPLSDDLLALASGGIALLDGRNHAWSQAVQEFASTLLPDREP, from the coding sequence ATGACAAAAATTGTAGCTATTCACTCCTTTCGTGGCGGTACTGGCAAGTCAAATCTTTCTGCGAATCTGGCCGTGGCCTGTGCAATGCAGGGGCAGCGTGTTGCCATCTTCGACACGGATCTTGCCTCTCCAGGTGTGCACGTGTTGTTTGGCTTCTCCCCCAAGGCCGGCCAATGCACCTTGAATGATCACCTGCAGGGATCGGCATCGATCAAGGAGTGCGCCCATGACGTCACACCGGATCTGGTGCGCCGCCACCATGGTCGTCTCTGGCTGGTTCCTGCTGCCATGGAGAGTGATCGTATCGCGCGACTCCTGCGAGAGGGCTATGAAGTTGAGCGCCTGAATGATGCCCTCTTTGCTCTTTCCGAGGCCCTCAAGCTTGATCTGGTCTTCATCGATACCCATCCTGGGATTAATGAGGAAACACTGCTGTCAGCAGCAATCTCCGATGTGCTTGTGATGGTGATGAGACCCGATTCTCAGGATTATCTTGGCACCGCCGTTGCCATTGAAGTGGCGGAGCGCCTCGAGGTTCCTGCGATCAAGTTGGTGGTGAACAAGCTGCCCGCGTATTTTGATGCAGATCAGGTCAAGGAGCGATTGATTTCAACCTATAATGTGCCGGCGGCGGCTCTGTTGCCCCTCAGCGATGATTTGCTGGCCCTGGCCAGCGGCGGCATTGCCCTTCTGGATGGCCGCAATCACGCCTGGAGCCAGGCCGTGCAGGAGTTTGCTTCCACGTTGTTGCCCGATCGGGAGCCGTGA
- a CDS encoding TolC family protein: protein MGRSPWLQTLIWIVLVGLVGSLPGRSKQAQPPSSPGGGALGEPLQMPSDLEIETLGTGWSGAEPTLNLPDLPLQELGDLSMQEAVSWSTQRNPVIRAAYQNLVATQNSLGAAYGQWWPVISVSLTGGLYGQESDFSGASFGGGGMASGGASSGTDSSGGGDSGGFGPNGGYFQSMAQVEATWNVLDPSRAPSIWKAKYQVRQAADNYVITYRDNRLQVESAFIALQAAVAQFHASKLIVDNDALLTRLTDAKVRLGIASRLDVAKQKTVLFADLVDLEQAAQQIAVARAQLAALLNVDSPGGITAAGPLRPLGIWPHTLDQTVAASLSYRKVIEQKLLDIKLNETDAEVALATYRPTLQLVNTLYWSRTDYWTESLGGYFLNPSTALTLTFTGFDGGQARMQAESARRRAAAAAQDVLATRSSVRQDAQSDFAKAEVGRRIVLASSQAVDQANKAIRLQSLRFNAGYGTITDVVQAQLSLAEAVLTYIANLKEYNLALISLGRNTGLNFIADEEFGREVGDPLAQLNSLESMLSNPARQPSP from the coding sequence ATGGGGCGTTCGCCTTGGCTCCAGACCCTGATCTGGATCGTGCTGGTCGGTCTGGTCGGTTCTCTCCCCGGGCGGAGCAAGCAGGCCCAGCCACCCTCCAGCCCAGGCGGTGGCGCGCTGGGAGAACCGCTGCAGATGCCCAGTGATCTGGAGATCGAGACCCTCGGCACCGGCTGGTCGGGGGCTGAGCCCACCCTCAACCTGCCGGATCTGCCGTTGCAGGAGCTTGGTGACCTCTCGATGCAGGAGGCGGTGAGCTGGTCGACGCAGCGCAATCCCGTGATCCGGGCCGCCTACCAGAACCTGGTGGCCACCCAGAACAGCCTCGGGGCCGCCTACGGCCAGTGGTGGCCGGTGATCAGTGTGTCGCTCACGGGTGGCCTCTACGGCCAGGAGAGCGATTTCAGCGGTGCCAGTTTCGGTGGGGGCGGCATGGCGAGCGGCGGTGCCAGCTCCGGAACCGACTCCTCCGGAGGTGGCGACAGCGGCGGGTTCGGCCCGAATGGCGGCTACTTCCAGTCCATGGCGCAGGTGGAGGCCACCTGGAACGTGCTGGATCCCAGCCGGGCACCATCGATCTGGAAAGCGAAGTACCAGGTGCGGCAGGCCGCTGACAATTACGTGATCACCTACCGGGACAATCGCCTGCAGGTGGAGTCGGCGTTCATCGCCCTGCAGGCGGCGGTGGCCCAGTTCCATGCGAGCAAGCTGATCGTGGACAACGATGCGCTGCTCACCCGCCTCACCGATGCCAAGGTGCGGCTGGGGATCGCCTCACGCCTGGATGTGGCCAAGCAGAAAACCGTTCTGTTTGCTGACCTGGTGGATCTGGAGCAGGCGGCCCAGCAGATCGCTGTGGCGCGTGCCCAATTGGCGGCGCTGCTGAACGTGGACAGCCCTGGGGGAATCACGGCAGCCGGCCCGCTCCGGCCCCTTGGCATCTGGCCCCACACCCTGGATCAGACCGTCGCCGCCAGCCTGTCCTACCGCAAGGTGATCGAGCAGAAACTGCTCGACATCAAGCTGAATGAGACTGACGCCGAAGTGGCACTGGCCACCTACCGGCCCACGCTTCAGTTGGTGAACACCTTGTACTGGAGCCGCACCGATTACTGGACGGAATCGCTGGGCGGATACTTCCTCAACCCCTCCACGGCTCTCACCCTCACCTTCACGGGATTTGATGGTGGGCAGGCTCGCATGCAGGCCGAATCCGCACGACGCCGGGCCGCCGCTGCCGCCCAGGACGTGCTTGCCACCCGCTCCTCTGTCCGTCAGGACGCCCAGTCGGATTTCGCCAAGGCGGAAGTGGGGCGGCGCATCGTGCTCGCATCCTCACAGGCGGTGGACCAGGCCAACAAAGCCATTCGTCTCCAGAGCCTGCGGTTCAACGCGGGATATGGAACGATCACGGATGTGGTGCAGGCGCAGCTGAGTCTCGCTGAGGCGGTACTCACTTACATCGCCAACCTCAAGGAGTACAACCTTGCCTTGATCAGTCTTGGAAGAAATACTGGGCTGAACTTCATTGCCGACGAGGAATTCGGCCGTGAGGTGGGCGATCCCCTCGCGCAACTGAACAGCCTGGAATCGATGCTGTCGAATCCGGCACGCCAGCCATCGCCCTGA
- the pds gene encoding 15-cis-phytoene desaturase translates to MRVAIAGAGLAGLSCAKYLSDAGHTPVVVEARDVLGGKVAAWQDEDGDWYETGLHIFFGAYRNMRQLFKELDIEDRLQWKSHAMIFNQKETPGTYSRFDFPEIPAPFNGVAAILGNNDMLTWPEKIAFGLGLVPAMLRGQGYVEECDKYSWTEWLRIHNIPERVNDEVFIAMAKALNFIDPDEISSTVVLTALNRFLQESDGSKMAFLDGNPPQRLCQPIVDHITARGGEVHLEAPLREIALHPDGSVAGFRIGGIKGREGYTLEADAYVSALPVDPLKLLLPEPWKSLPYFSKLEGLNGVPVINIHLWFDRKLTDIDHLLFSRSPLLSVYADMSNTCREYEDPDRSMLELVFAPAKDWIGRPDAEIVAATMEELKRLFPMHFTGDDQAQLRKSIVVKTPRSVYKTVPGCQQLRPDQTSPIANFFLAGDYTMQRYLASMEGAVLSGKQCAQAIVASAERLQGEPQERTLSSVA, encoded by the coding sequence ATGCGCGTCGCGATCGCCGGTGCCGGATTGGCTGGGCTGTCCTGTGCCAAGTATCTGAGCGATGCCGGCCACACCCCGGTGGTGGTGGAGGCCCGCGACGTGCTCGGCGGCAAGGTGGCCGCCTGGCAGGACGAGGACGGCGACTGGTACGAAACCGGCCTGCACATCTTCTTCGGCGCGTACCGCAACATGCGCCAGCTGTTCAAGGAGCTGGACATCGAGGACAGGCTGCAGTGGAAGAGCCACGCGATGATCTTCAACCAGAAGGAGACGCCCGGCACCTACAGCCGCTTCGACTTCCCCGAGATCCCTGCCCCCTTCAACGGGGTGGCGGCGATCCTGGGCAACAACGACATGCTCACCTGGCCGGAGAAGATCGCCTTCGGCCTCGGCCTGGTGCCGGCGATGCTGCGGGGGCAGGGCTACGTGGAGGAGTGCGACAAGTATTCCTGGACGGAGTGGCTGCGGATCCACAACATCCCTGAACGGGTGAACGACGAGGTGTTCATCGCCATGGCGAAGGCCCTCAACTTCATCGATCCCGATGAGATCTCCAGCACCGTGGTGCTCACGGCCCTCAATCGCTTCCTGCAGGAGAGCGACGGTTCGAAGATGGCCTTCCTCGATGGCAACCCCCCCCAGCGGCTCTGCCAGCCGATCGTGGACCACATCACGGCCCGGGGCGGTGAGGTGCATCTCGAGGCACCCCTGCGGGAGATCGCCCTGCACCCCGATGGCAGCGTGGCCGGTTTCCGGATCGGTGGCATCAAGGGCCGGGAGGGTTACACCCTGGAGGCCGACGCCTACGTGAGCGCCCTGCCGGTGGATCCGCTCAAGCTGCTGCTGCCGGAGCCCTGGAAGAGCCTCCCCTACTTCAGCAAGCTGGAGGGCCTCAACGGCGTGCCGGTGATCAACATCCACCTCTGGTTCGACCGCAAGCTCACGGACATCGACCACCTCCTGTTCAGCCGCAGTCCCCTGCTCAGCGTGTATGCGGACATGAGCAACACCTGCCGGGAATACGAGGATCCGGATCGCTCGATGCTGGAGCTGGTGTTCGCGCCGGCGAAGGACTGGATCGGCAGGCCGGACGCCGAGATCGTGGCGGCCACCATGGAGGAGCTCAAGCGCCTCTTCCCGATGCATTTCACCGGCGACGATCAGGCCCAGCTGCGCAAATCGATCGTGGTGAAGACCCCGCGATCGGTGTACAAGACCGTGCCGGGCTGTCAGCAGCTTCGGCCTGACCAGACCTCGCCCATCGCCAACTTCTTCCTGGCCGGCGACTACACGATGCAGCGCTACCTCGCCTCCATGGAGGGCGCCGTGCTCAGCGGCAAACAGTGTGCCCAGGCCATCGTGGCCAGTGCCGAGCGGCTGCAGGGGGAACCCCAGGAACGCACCTTGAGCTCCGTGGCATGA
- a CDS encoding phytoene synthase, producing the protein MAGSALNDARLCHHGQRPGTPVVVASLEQAYEDCRQETARWAKTFYLGTLLMPPAKRRAIWAIYVWCRRTDELMDSAEAQALPQKQLEQRLEQWEQRTRGFFRGEVRDGLDLVMVDTLERYPQPLQPYLDMIEGQRMDLRQHRYATFKELALYCYRVAGTVGLMTQEVMGRDPAYTSAPWSDAPDTSEAAVALGIANQLTNILRDVGEDRSRGRIYLPQDDLMRFGYGEDQLLAGVVNDNWRALMRFQVERARQWFARSEAGVRWLAPDARWPVWASLRLYRGILDVIEQHDYDVFNKRAFVPRTGKLLDLPFSFVVAQVR; encoded by the coding sequence ATGGCGGGTAGCGCATTGAACGACGCCCGGCTCTGCCACCATGGCCAGCGCCCCGGCACTCCTGTGGTGGTTGCCAGCCTCGAACAGGCCTACGAGGACTGCCGCCAGGAGACAGCTCGCTGGGCCAAGACCTTCTACCTCGGCACCCTGCTGATGCCGCCCGCCAAGCGCCGGGCGATCTGGGCCATCTACGTCTGGTGTCGCCGCACCGACGAGCTGATGGACAGTGCGGAGGCCCAGGCGCTGCCCCAGAAGCAGCTGGAGCAGCGGCTGGAGCAGTGGGAGCAGCGCACCCGTGGCTTCTTCCGCGGCGAGGTGCGTGACGGCCTCGACCTGGTGATGGTCGACACCCTGGAGCGCTACCCACAGCCGCTGCAGCCCTATCTGGACATGATCGAGGGCCAGCGCATGGATCTGCGCCAGCACCGCTACGCCACCTTCAAGGAACTGGCCCTCTACTGCTACCGGGTGGCCGGCACCGTGGGGCTGATGACCCAGGAGGTGATGGGCCGCGATCCGGCCTACACCTCGGCGCCCTGGAGCGATGCTCCCGACACCTCGGAGGCGGCGGTGGCCCTCGGCATCGCCAACCAGCTCACCAACATCCTGCGCGATGTGGGCGAAGACCGCTCCCGGGGGCGCATCTACCTCCCCCAGGACGACCTCATGCGATTCGGCTACGGCGAGGATCAGCTGCTTGCCGGCGTGGTGAACGACAACTGGCGTGCCCTGATGCGTTTCCAGGTGGAACGGGCCCGCCAGTGGTTCGCCCGGTCCGAGGCGGGTGTGCGCTGGCTGGCGCCCGACGCCCGCTGGCCGGTCTGGGCCTCCCTGCGGCTTTACCGCGGCATCCTCGATGTGATCGAGCAGCACGACTACGACGTGTTCAACAAGCGGGCTTTCGTGCCGCGTACCGGCAAGTTGCTGGATCTGCCGTTCTCCTTCGTGGTCGCACAGGTCCGCTGA
- a CDS encoding aromatic ring-hydroxylating dioxygenase subunit alpha: MSTSSPSAPVTWPRDCWYGVGVSTAFKAQPHTIRFLGDQLVGYRDQQGEARLVQGRCAHRGCHLGGGWLEGGELVCPYHGWKYGADGVCNRIPALRPEESIPAGARISTYQLQEKYGLVWAWVPGESPVPTYAIEDIPELQGMHHHPKADIKYLFGGHFTRTIENGIDPVHAPFLHGKSVGQVSADADLTYPDFDVVNGDRIAKARFPVKVEKISGLVRFFLKGDADSIYKEFRFIYPNVTVPLNRFGSLAFASVMAHIPYSESETLVVATNWRNFLARTPLLCGWFDRETMKTGLKILTEDNGIVQDQFPRVVRYRGSNEVLIKSDGLVLEFRRVMRRFMEPPPH, from the coding sequence ATGAGCACGTCGTCTCCGTCTGCACCGGTTACCTGGCCCCGTGATTGCTGGTATGGCGTCGGGGTGTCCACCGCCTTCAAGGCCCAGCCCCACACCATTCGCTTCCTGGGGGATCAGCTGGTGGGGTACCGCGACCAGCAGGGTGAAGCCAGGCTCGTGCAGGGTCGCTGCGCCCATCGCGGTTGTCATCTCGGTGGCGGCTGGCTGGAGGGAGGAGAGCTGGTGTGCCCGTATCACGGCTGGAAGTATGGGGCTGACGGGGTCTGCAATCGCATTCCCGCCCTGCGACCGGAGGAATCCATCCCGGCGGGCGCCAGGATCAGCACGTATCAGCTGCAGGAAAAATACGGACTTGTGTGGGCGTGGGTTCCAGGGGAGTCACCCGTTCCCACCTATGCCATCGAGGACATCCCTGAGCTCCAGGGTATGCATCATCACCCGAAGGCCGACATCAAGTATTTGTTCGGCGGACACTTCACCCGCACCATCGAGAACGGCATTGACCCCGTGCATGCCCCTTTCCTGCACGGCAAGAGTGTGGGACAGGTGAGTGCTGATGCTGATCTCACCTACCCGGACTTCGATGTTGTGAACGGCGATCGAATCGCCAAGGCACGCTTTCCGGTCAAGGTGGAGAAGATCAGCGGTCTCGTGCGCTTTTTTCTGAAAGGGGATGCGGATTCCATCTACAAGGAATTCCGCTTCATCTACCCCAATGTCACCGTGCCCCTGAACCGTTTCGGCAGCCTTGCTTTCGCCAGTGTCATGGCGCACATCCCCTACAGCGAGTCGGAAACACTAGTGGTGGCGACCAACTGGCGGAATTTCCTTGCCCGGACGCCCTTGCTCTGTGGATGGTTCGATCGCGAAACCATGAAGACGGGCCTGAAGATTCTCACGGAGGACAATGGAATCGTGCAGGACCAGTTTCCGAGGGTGGTCCGTTATCGGGGGTCCAATGAGGTGTTGATCAAATCTGATGGTCTGGTGCTGGAGTTTCGCCGGGTGATGCGCCGCTTCATGGAACCACCACCCCACTGA
- a CDS encoding MFS transporter, which yields LLTATLFLRETIPPEKRRPVRAGALNIAQPILRLVTTPVINRVALAFASFNLAFAAFTSLLVLALKDLFRWTPAQTSGIFVVVGITLTVVQVVLIGRLVGQWGEYRVNRYGMGLVAAGILLIPLAQSFGPLAATLIVLSSMLLAVGAAFVLPTARSLVSGLVPPTEQGITLGSLASLTGMASAIGPIAAGWIYDQSTLACFLFEATFCLLGIVLLGRSPKRVVSGVVVP from the coding sequence ACCTGCTCACCGCCACCCTCTTCCTCAGGGAGACGATTCCACCGGAGAAGCGCCGGCCCGTACGGGCCGGCGCTCTCAACATCGCCCAGCCGATTCTGCGCTTGGTCACCACTCCGGTGATCAACCGCGTGGCCCTGGCCTTCGCCTCCTTCAACCTCGCCTTTGCGGCATTCACCAGCCTGCTGGTGCTGGCCCTGAAGGACCTGTTCCGCTGGACACCTGCCCAGACCAGCGGGATCTTCGTGGTGGTGGGAATCACCCTCACCGTCGTGCAGGTGGTCCTGATCGGACGCCTGGTGGGGCAGTGGGGCGAATACCGGGTGAACCGCTATGGCATGGGTCTCGTGGCCGCCGGCATCCTGCTGATTCCGCTGGCCCAGAGCTTCGGCCCGCTGGCCGCCACGCTCATCGTGCTTTCGTCCATGCTGCTTGCCGTGGGGGCCGCCTTCGTGCTGCCGACAGCCAGGAGCCTGGTCTCCGGGCTGGTCCCTCCCACCGAGCAGGGAATCACGCTCGGAAGCCTGGCTTCCCTCACCGGCATGGCCAGCGCGATCGGGCCGATTGCGGCGGGTTGGATTTACGACCAGTCCACCCTGGCCTGTTTCCTCTTTGAAGCGACATTCTGCCTGCTGGGCATCGTTCTGCTGGGGCGATCACCCAAACGGGTGGTCAGTGGGGTGGTGGTTCCATGA